TTTGGGTGATGGTAACCAAGACCAGAGTAAGTCTTTGTGTTTTGATTCTAACCAAATTTGCTAtagaaatataactatttgGTTGGGACCATTTTATATTCAGGCACGTTATCAGCTGATGAATGTGACGCTGCATATCTATACCTCTCTTTTGTCTTGAGGAAGGTTTGCCTTCTTTCTTTCATAATCTTTTGGTTTTCAGTTCTTTCCTCTTATGTATCAGGTATGTTTTAACAGAGAGGAGGAGAATCTGATGGAGGTCAGAGGAGAGGAGGGAGGAGGAAGAATGGGAAAATGAACTTATCTAAAGACAATGTTTTGTATATTGACAACAAAAGTGTAAAAGAGTGTAACTTTACTCAACTGAGAGTGTCTTAAGACTCTGTTTTCGTCTCGCCTTTTGTTTAGTTTAGAAATTATGAGGACGAGAAACCGCCTAATAATATGGT
This genomic interval from Brassica oleracea var. oleracea cultivar TO1000 unplaced genomic scaffold, BOL UnpScaffold05064, whole genome shotgun sequence contains the following:
- the LOC106322024 gene encoding mRNA cap guanine-N7 methyltransferase 1-like — protein: MKKTEFVELMRRLGALGDGNQDQSTLSADECDAAYLYLSFVLRKRGGESDGGQRRGGRRKNGKMNLSKDNVLYIDNKSVKECNFTQLRVS